AAGATGCTAACCTGAGCGAGGGTTTCACCCATGCTTCAGTTGCCTTGCCTAAAAAATAGATAATAGGTAGACATAAACATTGCGGTTCACCCCGAGCCAGTGATAGTGTTTCAAAAAAAACATGGAGGAAACATGATCACCGCATACGCAACCGAACAGCCGTTTGACCACATAGGACTATACCGTGCGTTCCTGGAACGTGAAAACGACAGCACTGGAACAGTGGTGCTGCACCACGGCCGCGTCAAGCGCCCGGGAAAACATGTGCCTGAATTTTCAACCGTGGAGCTGAAAGCCCTTACCGGTGATGTCAACGAACGCCTTACCGCCATAGCCAGGCAGGCGAAAGAGCGGTTCAAACTCAACCAGGCGCTCATCGTCCATCGTCTCGGCATCATCGGCGCTTGC
This sequence is a window from Deltaproteobacteria bacterium. Protein-coding genes within it:
- a CDS encoding molybdenum cofactor biosynthesis protein MoaE; its protein translation is MITAYATEQPFDHIGLYRAFLERENDSTGTVVLHHGRVKRPGKHVPEFSTVELKALTGDVNERLTAIARQAKERFKLNQALIVHRLGIIGACDSVLLAIVSGKTRDRCFEACSWIVDEVKKEEFIHLIEHP